The Deinococcus ruber genomic sequence GCACGATCTTGCTTGCCAGCACCTTGCCCAGCTCGACGCCCCACTGATCGAAACTGTTGATATTCCAGATCGCGCCCTGCACGAAGACCTTGTGCTCGTACAGCGCGATGAGTGCGCCCAGAATGCGCGGCGTGAGCACGTCGGCCAGCAGCGTATTGGTGGGGCGGTTCCCCTCGAAAACGCGGTGCGGCACCTGCTCGGGCTTCACGCCGTCGGCCTGCACCTCTTCCAGCGTCTTGCCGAACGCCAGCGCCTCGGTCTGCGCGAACACGTTCGCCATCAGCAGATCGTGGTGGGCGGGCATGCCGGGGGGCGTGCTGGGATTGAGCGTGCGAAGAAAGCCGATGAAATCGCAGGGAATCAGCTTGGTGCCCTGGTGGATCAGCTGATAGAAAGCGTGCTGACCGTTGGTGCCGGGCTGCCCCCAGATGACCGGGCCAGTCTGATAGTCCACCTTCTGGCCGTCGAGCGTGACGTGCTTGCCGTTGCTTTCCATGTCGAGCTGTTGCAGGTACGCCGAAAACTGCGACAGATAATGGTCGTAGGGCAGTACCGCCAGCGTCTGCGCGTCAAAGAAATCGTCGTACCACAGGCCGATGACCGCCATGAGCGCGGGCATGTTCTGTTCGAGCGGCGCGGTGCGGAAATGCTCGTCCATGTCGTGAAAGCCTGCCAGCAGCTCGCGGAACTGCTCTGGCCCCACCGCGATCATCAGGCTCAGGCCAATGGCGCTGTCCATGCTGTAGCGCCCGCCCACCCAGTCCCAGAAGCCGAACATGTTGGCGGTGTCGATGCCGAACTTCTGCACGGCCTGGGCATTGGTGGAAACCGCCACGAAATGCCGCGAAATCGCCGCGTCGTCGTGCAGGGCGGCAAGTGTCCAGGCACGGGCGCTCTGAGCGTTCGCCATCGTCTCCTGAGTGGTAAAGGTCTTGGACGACACGATAAACAGCGTTTCGGCGGGGTCGAGGTCGTGTACCGCTTCGACCAGTTCGGTGCCGTCCACATTCGACACGAAGCGCAGCGTCAGGTTGCGCTGGGTGTAAAACTCCAGCGCCCGGTACGCCATGACCGGCCCCAGATCAGAGCCGCCGATGCCGATATTCACGATGTTCTTGATGGGCTTTCCGGTATGCCCCAGCCACGTTCCCGCCCGAATCTGGTCGGCAAAGGTCGCCATGCGGTCCAGCACTTCATGCACGTCTGGCACCACGTTTTTGCCGTCCACGATAATTTCGGCGTCACGCGGGGCACGCAGGGCGGTGTGCAGCACGGCGCGGCCCTCGGTGGTGTTGATGGTGTCGCCCCGGAACATGGCGTCTCGGTGCGATTCCACGCCGGTTTCACGCGCCAGATCGAGCAGCAGCCGCAGCGTTTCATCGGTCACGCGGTTCTTGCTGTAATCGAGGAACAGCCCGGCGGCCTCCAGTGTCAGGCGCTCGCCCCGGCTGGCATCTTGGGCGAAAAGGTCGCGCAGATGCACGTTTTTTACCGCCTCGTGGTGGGCTTGCAGGGCTTTCCAGGCGGGGCGGTCGGTGAGCTTGGTAGGCATAGGGATAGTGTAGGGGATAAGCCTATCCTGAATAATTTTCAACATTCCAGAAGGTCAGTCAACATTGTCTTTCTACACCGCCCCTACAACTAAAACCGGCCTATTTCACCTCTTAAAACGCGTGCCAGAGGGAGAATTCGAAAATCTCCTCACCTTTGACTCATTTTCGCCTACACCGCAACTACAACTAGGTTGTTGTGTATGAGTTAGTATCTACGCCCAATAAGGTACATAGCTACGCTGATTCTTGGGAACATTATTATCATATATTTTAATAAGCTTAGCAATTACAGTTTCGCCTAGTATCTTAGATGCTGCCGGATAATTCTGTTGCTCAATACCAAATCTATCTCTTATAGTAGTATTTGTAACGCGCTTATCCATTATAAAAGAAAGAGCAGCGTGCTGATAACAAGCTCTAATTCTTTCCGTAGTATCCATTTCCTGAAGAGATTTAGGTGAATATAGAGTAGAAATCATATTTTCTCCAGATATACGAAAATTTGGAGGTGGAAGCTGATATAATTCAGCTTCTGTGACCACTTTATCAATTCCACTTCCTCGCTCTTCGCAGTAATTTATCCGCCGCATAAAAGCAGCTATTTTCTCGTTTCTAGAACGTGGCGGTTGATCTATTAATCTCAGAACTTCTACCAAAGGAGTGCCCGGATTCGATATATCTATCCTATTAGAAAATATTTCAATCGTTGGCCCAGCACCAGTTATACTAAAATCCTGATGTATAAGCGCGTTTGCTATTAATTCCTTAAAGAAAGCTCTGGATAAATCGATACGTCTATTCTCGCAGCTCTTCCGATCTGCTCATTTCTGGGTAATTGATCGCTGACGTAGTTAATGATATCTATAAATCCAGCTGCGTATCCTTTGTCGAGTTCTCGTTCTTTTAGAGTCTCAAATTTCCCAGTATCCCTGTAAGTGATGATGCGGATTTTCTTTCTTGAAATTTTCGGAAAATTAGACAGATTCTTAGCAAACAGAATAGCTCCATAATTTGTTACGGAGTATTTCCCCCCGTCATGTAAAATAAATCCTTCGCTTATCAGTCTATCTCCTATATAATTAGTGTCCAAATTATATTTTTCTCCAATCAATTTGAAGTATGCTTCGAAATCTAGTAAT encodes the following:
- a CDS encoding ATP-binding protein is translated as MDLSRAFFKELIANALIHQDFSITGAGPTIEIFSNRIDISNPGTPLVEVLRLIDQPPRSRNEKIAAFMRRINYCEERGSGIDKVVTEAELYQLPPPNFRISGENMISTLYSPKSLQEMDTTERIRACYQHAALSFIMDKRVTNTTIRDRFGIEQQNYPAASKILGETVIAKLIKIYDNNVPKNQRSYVPYWA
- the pgi gene encoding glucose-6-phosphate isomerase gives rise to the protein MPTKLTDRPAWKALQAHHEAVKNVHLRDLFAQDASRGERLTLEAAGLFLDYSKNRVTDETLRLLLDLARETGVESHRDAMFRGDTINTTEGRAVLHTALRAPRDAEIIVDGKNVVPDVHEVLDRMATFADQIRAGTWLGHTGKPIKNIVNIGIGGSDLGPVMAYRALEFYTQRNLTLRFVSNVDGTELVEAVHDLDPAETLFIVSSKTFTTQETMANAQSARAWTLAALHDDAAISRHFVAVSTNAQAVQKFGIDTANMFGFWDWVGGRYSMDSAIGLSLMIAVGPEQFRELLAGFHDMDEHFRTAPLEQNMPALMAVIGLWYDDFFDAQTLAVLPYDHYLSQFSAYLQQLDMESNGKHVTLDGQKVDYQTGPVIWGQPGTNGQHAFYQLIHQGTKLIPCDFIGFLRTLNPSTPPGMPAHHDLLMANVFAQTEALAFGKTLEEVQADGVKPEQVPHRVFEGNRPTNTLLADVLTPRILGALIALYEHKVFVQGAIWNINSFDQWGVELGKVLASKIVPELEAAAEPELKHDSSTNALIRRYRARKQGQ